In the Manis javanica isolate MJ-LG chromosome 12, MJ_LKY, whole genome shotgun sequence genome, one interval contains:
- the LOC108403398 gene encoding uncharacterized protein: MPQSAASAGLSVPTGTRLPGVPCKCPLGHRQRGVVADRAFSAAWPLPSGAVPAVLGLGGPRRAPPRLRDRLRGRGSAAGSRHTACRAARPGPAPRGGPGVPSRSRGPRARPGPLPAPLSTHGTRECPGESPVPPPRRSYSRRSGWLSGCPEEPGWKADGGQQGIRSELAVLGASHCLTWTQAQRPAGRRKVSRRQTGPQADPHCRPWDRNEARSWVWGGVLALPVWSRVGSMEGSRANPRKACTCRSALEPSGVVATELAHQSSVLVGLAPTPVPRLPAATPSAPSTMSAFPSERCPRDSQQALPCKVLWFSIFPALGGRTGSSTQSPCAGLRLGRQFPKAHG; encoded by the coding sequence ATGCCCCAGTCCGCCGCATCTGCTGGCCTCTCAGTCCCTACGGGCACCCGTTTGCCTGGGGTTCCCTGCAAGTGCCCGCTCGGCCATAGGCAGCGGGGTGTGGTCGCCGACCGCGCGTTTTCGGCAGCTTGGCCACTGCCCTCGGGGGCTGTGCCGGCCGTCCTCGGGCTCGGAGggccccgccgcgccccgccccggCTCCGGGACCGGCTGCGCGGACGGGGCTCTGCGGCGGGGTCCCGGCACACAGCCTGCAGAGCGGCCCGGCCCGGGCCCGCCCCGCGCGGGGGCCCTGGTGTCCCTTCCCGCTCCCGCGGCCCACGGGCCCGCCCTGGCCCTCTGCCTGCGCCGCTGAGCACGCACGGAACTCGGGAGTGCCCTGGCGAGAGCCCAGTGCCCCCGCCCCGTCGGTCCTACTCCCGCCGCAGCGGCTGGCTCTCCGGTTGCCCCGAAGAACCGGGGTGGAAAGCCGATGGGGGCCAGCAGGGTATTCGCTCGGAGCTTGCTGTCCTCGGAGCCAGCCACTGCCTCACCTGGACACAGGCTCAGAGGCCGGCGGGGAGGAGGAAAGTTTCCCGGCGGCAAACGGGGCCCCAGGCAGACCCTCACTGCAGGCCGTGGGACCGAAACGAGGCAAGGTCCTGGGTGTGGGGAGGTGTGCTGGCTCTTCCTGTTTGGTCCCGAGTTGGAAGCATGGAGGGCAGCAGGGCAAACCCAAGGAAGGCTTGCACCTGCAGATCGGCTCTTGAGCCTTCAGGTGTGGTGGCCACGGAGCTGGCGCACCAGAGCTCTGTTCTGGTGGGTCTGGCCCCCACCCCTGTACCTCGTCTCCCAGCAGCCACCCCCTCTGCTCCCTCCACCATGTCCGCCTTCCCAAGTGAACGCTGTCCTCGGGACTCTCAACAGGCTCTACCATGCAAGGTGCTGTGGTTTAGCATTTTTCCAGCTTTAGGTGGTAGAACTGGATCTAGTACCCAGAGTCCGTGCGCAGGGCTGCGTCTAGGCCGTCAGTTCCCTAAGGCACATGGGTAG